The genome window CGTTTCGGAGTCCTGGTATACTACGGGGCCATTATACGTATCGGGACGAATGCCTATGCGGCGCATATGATTGCATCCAATCTGGAATCCTTGATGATCCTGGCGGGAGCGGGCTTTGAGGTAGCGGCTACCGTTCTGGTGGGACAGTATTTGGGAGCCAAGCGTTCCCGTGATGCGTATTCATTCGGAATGCTGTGCATGTGGCTGGGACTTGCGCTCATGTCCATTTTTGGACTGGCTCTGTATCTGTGCGCACCGTTGATTGCGGGCGTCTTTACGCAGGATGCCGACATCATCGGGCTCGTGGTCATTGCGTTGACGTTCATGGCTTTGTACCAGCCTCCGCTTGCCCTGCTGGTCGTGCTGCGGGGGGCATTGCAGGGAGCAGGCGATACCAAAGCACCCATGTACGCTACGGCAGTCGGCATGTGGCTGGTCAGAATGGTCGGGGTGTACTTCTTTGGGTTTCAGCTGGAAATGGGTCTCGCAGGTGTGTGGCTTTCGATCTTTCTCGATGTGCTGATTCGGGGAGTCTTCCTTCTCTATTTATATCGGAATAGATTCCTACACATTTACCGCGCAGAGGGGATGGAAACCATAGAACGAATAGGGTAATATTGGTTATGAATAGCATTTTTGAGAACGGGTATAGGCTATTTCCGCCACAAGGAGTAGCCGTTTTCTTGTCCCAGGAGGGGATTCGATGAAAGACTTGTTGGATAGCGGCATCAGGAGCGGTCTTTTCTATCGCTCCTTCTTTGACCAACTGGGCCAAGCTGCTTTTCTGCTAGATCGCTACGGTACGGTATTTACGGGAAATCGCGCGTGCGAGCAGCTGCTTGGCTTTGCGCCCGAGGACTGGGCAGGAACTCCCTTTTGGCTATTGGCTGTCACGGAAGAGCGTGAAATGGTGAAATTGCAGACGCAGTTCGCCATTGAGGGGAATGCCAAGCCGTTCTGCACCTCTCTCGCGCATAAGGATGACTACTCGGTGCCGGTACATATTGCGTTTGATACCTTTTTCACAGATGGGGCAGCGGTCGGCTATTACGCGATCGTCCAACAGATCGGCACGAATGGAAAGGATAGCAGTGGCAGCGAACCGTGCAAGTCAGCCGACTTGTCTTCAGAGGGAGTCTTTATTTACCGTGCAGGCAAACTGCATTACGCCAATCAGGTCGGGGTCAAGCTCGCAGGGGCCACTCATTTGAACTGGCTGCTGCAGGTTCCTTTTTTGTCGCTGTTTCACCCGCATGACCTGCCAATGATCGAGGACATGCTGCTTCGGGTCGAAAACGGAGAGACAGTCGGCCCACTCGAGGTGGAGCTCATCCGGTTGGACGGGAAACTCTTGGATGCGAAGATAAGCGCCACGAACGCCGTGATTTCCGGAAAGCCTTCTTGCTACGTGCTGATACGTGATATAAGCGAACGAAAAAGGGCGCAGGAATTTTTGCAAAACTCGGAAAAACTGGCGCTGGTCGGTCAGCTGGCCGCCGGTATTGCACATGAAATACGAAATCCTCTGACATCGTTAAAAGGATTCGTCCAGTTAATGCAGAAAGATGGTATGCGTAAGCCTGAGTATTTTTCCATCATGAGCTCTGAGCTGGCCCGCATTGAATTGATTGTGAACGAATTGTTGGTTTTGGCAAAGCCGCATGCCGCAGCTTTTGAGGCGCGCAACTTGTCTACCTTGATCAGCCACGTGGTGACCTTGCTGGAGACGGAAGCGATTTTGCGAAAAGTAATGATTAGGGTCGTCTTTGAAACGGAAATGCCCATGATACGTTGTGACGAAAATCATCTGAAGCAAGCCTTTATCAATTTTCTCAAGAATGGCATTGAAGCCATGCAGGGCAGTGGCGAGATCGTGATTCGGCTGCGCTGTGAAGACAGTCGGGTCATCGTCCGCTTTGAAGATAATGGCATGGGGATCGCTCCTGAGCAATTGACGAGATTGGGAGAAGCTTTTTTTACCACAAAAGAATCTGGGACGGGCCTGGGCCTACTGGTAAGTCGCAGAATCATAGAAAACCACGGGGGGACACTGCGATTGATGAGTGCGCCCGGACAAGGCACGACGGTTGAGGTGTCTTTGCCAGTTCACGGGTAGCCTGTGGTCAAAAGCGCTGGGGGGAAGATCAGGATGGCAGACCATGCTGGCCAAAATACGGTTCTGACGGCGGGCTTCGCGCAAATCCCGAAAGGAACCACACTGTACGAGGTATCCACGATGGTTGGATGTGTGCTGATTATTGACGCGGATCGCGATGTGATATGCGATGCTAGCTTTTCATTCGTCATGGATAAGACGAGCGAATTTCTCGTTAGTCTGCTTCTGGGGAAATCGGTGAAAGACGGTTGTATGCAGGAGATAACGCCAGCCGTGCAAGAGCGTTTTCTGGCTCCAGGTCAGGGTGCCGTACTGCAGGCGATCCGTGCTGCCGTCGAGCGATATCACGAGAAAAAATGGTAAGCTACTTGGGTGGCCGGAGGGGTGTACATGCATGAAGACTTCGCGGTAAGAGAAGCATACGGGCGGCAGCTGTTGGAGCGCTATAGCCAATGGCTGAACCGCATCGAAGAAGTGGATCGCTCTGAAATAGAAGCCGTTGAACGCGAGCTTGCAGGACTTCTGTCAGAAGAGGACAGCTCGCTCCATAGCAGTGTGATGAAGGAGATCGGTGAGCTGCATGAAAAGGTCAACGAAATGCTGTGGATTTCAGAGCATATGAAA of Brevibacillus choshinensis contains these proteins:
- a CDS encoding DUF3870 domain-containing protein; this encodes MADHAGQNTVLTAGFAQIPKGTTLYEVSTMVGCVLIIDADRDVICDASFSFVMDKTSEFLVSLLLGKSVKDGCMQEITPAVQERFLAPGQGAVLQAIRAAVERYHEKKW
- a CDS encoding PAS domain-containing sensor histidine kinase → MKDLLDSGIRSGLFYRSFFDQLGQAAFLLDRYGTVFTGNRACEQLLGFAPEDWAGTPFWLLAVTEEREMVKLQTQFAIEGNAKPFCTSLAHKDDYSVPVHIAFDTFFTDGAAVGYYAIVQQIGTNGKDSSGSEPCKSADLSSEGVFIYRAGKLHYANQVGVKLAGATHLNWLLQVPFLSLFHPHDLPMIEDMLLRVENGETVGPLEVELIRLDGKLLDAKISATNAVISGKPSCYVLIRDISERKRAQEFLQNSEKLALVGQLAAGIAHEIRNPLTSLKGFVQLMQKDGMRKPEYFSIMSSELARIELIVNELLVLAKPHAAAFEARNLSTLISHVVTLLETEAILRKVMIRVVFETEMPMIRCDENHLKQAFINFLKNGIEAMQGSGEIVIRLRCEDSRVIVRFEDNGMGIAPEQLTRLGEAFFTTKESGTGLGLLVSRRIIENHGGTLRLMSAPGQGTTVEVSLPVHG